In Drosophila innubila isolate TH190305 chromosome 2R unlocalized genomic scaffold, UK_Dinn_1.0 1_C_2R, whole genome shotgun sequence, the following are encoded in one genomic region:
- the LOC117784095 gene encoding protein twist, with protein MQVCNPKQRNPVKIAYQTMSARSVSPKVLLDISYKPTLPNIMELQHNVIKLIQVEQQAYYTGLQQTHQQHQHQQQQQQQQQQQQQQQQYVVAPLPSLAPNAADYAAYGITELEDTDYNIPSNEVLSTSSNHSAQSSLELNNNQNNFEQQQQQQQQQQTTAATGVVAVAVAAAAQTPHGYMLNEHGKRARSSSDYDCQTDALSMQPEHKKLLQQQQQQQQQQQQQLYVDYLPTTVDEVAAAQTQSQSQTQTTTQSSCISPHSHSHSHFDFAHDDDMQDHKPHIFKYGVYPQTIIQQQQQQQQQQQQQHQQQQLHFQSSYRPGQSYDSYEPANSLNGSAYSSSDRDDMEYARQTALSSMAGYAKEDELEGMSPACLGDDGSLLDAVDAAGKAFRKPRRRLKRKPSKTEETDEFSNQRVMANVRERQRTQSLNDAFKSLQQIIPTLPSDKLSKIQTLKLATRYIDFLCRMLSSSDISLLKALEAQSSPVSPGYGNASTLLSAANGADADLKCLRKANGAPIIPPEKLSYLFGVWRMEGDAQHQKA; from the exons ATGCAAGTGTGCAACCCAAAGCAACGAAATCCCGTCAAAATTGCCTATCAAACGATGAGCGCGCGCTCCGTGTCGCCAAAGGTGCTGCTGGACATAAGCTATAAGCCGACGTTGCCAAACATTATGGAGCTGCAGCACAATGTCATCAAGCTCATACAGGTGGAGCAGCAGGCCTACTACACAGGCCTGCAGCAAACGCATCAGCAAcaccagcaccaacaacagcagcagcaacaacagcagcagcagcaacagcaacagcaatatgtTGTTGCACCATTGCCCTCATTGGCGCCAAATGCCGCTGATTATGCGGCCTATGGCATTACTGAGCTGGAGGATACGGATTACAATATACCCAGCAACGAGGTGCtcagcaccagcagcaatCACAGCGCTCAAAGCAGCCTGGAGCTGAACAACAATCAGAATAACTttgagcaacagcagcagcaacagcagcaacaacagacgaCGGCTGCCACAggagttgttgcagttgcagttgcagctgctgcacaaACTCCACATGGTTATATGCTCAATGAGCATGGCAAGCGGgcgcgcagcagcagcgactaTGATTGTCAAACGGATGCATTGTCCATGCAACCAGAACACAAGAagttgctgcaacagcagcagcagcagcagcaacaacaacaacaacagctgtatGTGGACTATTTGCCCACCACTGTGGATGAGGTTGCCGCTGCCCAAACACAGTCGCAATCCCAGACACAGACGACAACTCAGAGCTCCTGCATCTCTCCACATTCTCACTCCCACTCGCATTTTGACTTTGCCCACGACGATGATATGCAGGATCACAAGCCGCATATTTTCAAATACGGCGTCTATCCTCAAACAATCattcaacaacagcaacagcagcagcaacaacaacaacaacagcatcagcagcaacagttacACTTTCAGAGCAGTTACAGACCAGG TCAAAGCTATGATTCCTATGAGCCAGCGAATAGTCTGAATGGCAGTGCCTACTCGAGTTCCGATCGGGATGACATGGAATATGCCCGGCAAACAGCACTCAGCTCAATGGCTGGCTATGCGAAGGAGGACGAACTGGAGGGCATGTCACCAGCCTGTTTGGGCGATGATGGCAGCTTGCTGGACGCTGTCGATGCAGCGGGCAAAGCTTTTCGCAAGCCGCGACGTCGACTGAAACGGAAGCCGAGCAAAACTGAGGAAACGGATGAGTTCAGCAATCAGCGCGTCATGGCCAATGTGCGAGAGAGACAGCGCACCCAAAGCCTCAACGATGCGTTCAAGTCGCTGCAACAGATTATTCCCACACTGCCAAGTGATAAGCTGAGCAAAATTCAAACCCTCAAGCTGGCCACAAG ATACATTGACTTTCTCTGCCGTATGCTAAGCTCCAGCGACATATCGCTGCTGAAAGCACTGGAGGCACAATCCTCGCCAGTATCGCCGGGCTATGGCAATGCCAGCACTTTGCTTAGTGCCGCCAATGGAGCCGATGCTGATCTCAAGTGTCTGCGCAAGGCAAATGGAGCACCGATCATACCGCCCGAGAAGCTCAGCTATTTATTTGGTGTCTGGCGCATGGAAGGAGATGCCCAACATCAGAAGGCATAG